The sequence GTTCGTCGGCATCAAGCAGGGCTCGGAGGGACGGGAGTCGCTGATCTGGAGCTTCAGCCTGAAGCGCCCGTTGCGGCAGGACGTGCTGTACGCCCCGGAGTCTCGGCGCGCGATGCTGCGGGAACTGCTCGACAATACGGGCCACGGGGACGCCGTGGCCATTGAGGAGGCGTATCAGGAGCCGGCGGAGAGCGAGTCGCTGCTTCACGTGGAGCGGGTGGAACAGCAGGGATTCGCCATGGTCCATCTGGAAACCATGGGCGCGGACTGGTTCACGGCGATGGCGAGGGAAATCATGGCGCAACTCGCCAAGGGGATAGAAAACATCGCCGTGACCATCCCCACCATGTCGCCGCCGCCCCCGGACATGGAAAAACAGCTCGCCTCAATCAACCTGCTTTTCTCGGGCATCCACCTGGCCGCCGTCGACTCGTTGAAGCTGGTCTACTGCCTGACCACCAAGCCCATCGACTTCGAGAACATCCACCTCCACGACCCCGCCGCCCAAAAGCTGCTGGAAACCATGCGCACGGAATACCAGGCGCTCCAGCGGGCCTGAGCCGGACATCGGAAGAACCGGTCCGGTCGCACTCTTCCAAAAAACTTTTGCGGCCCCGCTCGAAAAAAAGGGGACCGCCCGGCCGGACGGTCCCCTTGGATCGTCGGGGTGGGCTGGGCCGCCTACTCGCAGGCGTAGGCGGCGGGGCGCCTGAACATCGCCCAGGCCACGGGCGCCATGCCCAGAACAATGGCCGCGCTGAGGATGACCGCGGGAATGTAGGAGCCGGTGGTGTCGGCTATCCATCCGCCCACGGGCGGTCCCACCAGGGCGGCCAGGCCGTAGCCCAGGAAGCAGACGGGGTAGAGCTTGGGGAAAAGCCGGGTGCCGAAGAGCTCCACCACGGACGAGGCGTAGACCACGAAGCAGGCCCCGAAGCCCATGCCCACCAGAAAGACCGTGGCCAGCACCATGGTTCCGGGCGCGCCGGTGAGCAGGGGCAGCAGGCACAGGCCGAGGAAGCAGAGGGAGAAGGTGATGGCCTGGCGAGAGCCAATCCTGTCGTGGATTTGCCCCCACAGGATGCGGCCAGCGGCGTTGCCCATGGCGAACAGGGAGATGGACAGCGTGGCCGAGGCCGCCGAAAGTCCCAGGGACAGGGCCAGCGGCTTGAGGTTGCCCACCACCAGCAGCCCGGCGAAGGTGCCGCAGAACATGCCCAGGAAGATGAGCGCGAAATTGCGCGACTTGAACACGCTGCCCGCCGCCGGTTCTGGGGTATCGACATTCGCGGCGCTTGTTTCCCCTTGGGGCAGGCGCATGAGCATGGCGCCGGTCAGGGCTATGACGCCGGAGCCCAGGCCGATGAAGAAGAACACCCGCATCACGTCCAGGCCCACGTCCGCCAGCAGGTGCTGGGCAATGGTGGAGAGGAGCACCGCGCCGCCGCCGAACCCTGCCACGGCCACGCCCGTGACCAGTCCCTTATTGTCCGGGAACCATTTCATGCCCACGGTGAGGGGGCAGATGTAGCCGAACCCGATGCCCGCTCCGGCGATGCCGCTGAGGCAGACCAGCAGCATGACGAACTCGCCCTGGGAGAAGGAGGCGAGCAGGTAGCCCGAGGCGAAGAGGACGGCCCCGATGGAGGCGGTGACGCGCGGGCCGTACTTCTGCAGCACGCGCCCGGCGGGGATCATGGTCAGGGTGAACATGGCGATGGTGGCGCCGAAGATCATGCCGCACTGGCTTCTGCTCAGGCCGTATTCGTCGGTCAGGACGGGCACGAACTCGCTCCAGGCGTACACGCCGCCCAGAATCATCTGTATGGCGACTCCGGCGGCCAGGACTATCCACTTGGTCATTCGTCGGTCTCCGTTTTCTTTTCAAGCAGGTCGAGCATTTCGCCGATGCGGCAGTGCCGTTCCAGCGGGTGCCGCAGCGTGGCGTTCCGGTGGAGGATGTACTTGTTGTGCCGCCCCTCGCGCGTGCGCTCGATGTAGCCGGCCTCGCACAGGTCGGAAACAATGCGCTGCACCGCGCGCTCCGTGATGCCCACCTCGGCCGCTATCTCCCGCATGCGCATGCCCGGGGCGCGGGACAGGCAGAGCAGCACGTGGGAATGGTTGGTGAGGAAAGTCCAGGAAGACGAATGGGTTTGCATGGCTGTCCCCGGCGGCCGCATTCCCTGCGGCGTGGCGAAGGAAGAATGTACGACCTGGAATACGCGAAATTCATTTCGTATGTCGGGCTGCAGGAATCTGTCCACTTTGCCCCGGAGTGTC is a genomic window of Desulfohalovibrio reitneri containing:
- a CDS encoding MFS transporter → MTKWIVLAAGVAIQMILGGVYAWSEFVPVLTDEYGLSRSQCGMIFGATIAMFTLTMIPAGRVLQKYGPRVTASIGAVLFASGYLLASFSQGEFVMLLVCLSGIAGAGIGFGYICPLTVGMKWFPDNKGLVTGVAVAGFGGGAVLLSTIAQHLLADVGLDVMRVFFFIGLGSGVIALTGAMLMRLPQGETSAANVDTPEPAAGSVFKSRNFALIFLGMFCGTFAGLLVVGNLKPLALSLGLSAASATLSISLFAMGNAAGRILWGQIHDRIGSRQAITFSLCFLGLCLLPLLTGAPGTMVLATVFLVGMGFGACFVVYASSVVELFGTRLFPKLYPVCFLGYGLAALVGPPVGGWIADTTGSYIPAVILSAAIVLGMAPVAWAMFRRPAAYACE
- a CDS encoding helix-turn-helix transcriptional regulator produces the protein MQTHSSSWTFLTNHSHVLLCLSRAPGMRMREIAAEVGITERAVQRIVSDLCEAGYIERTREGRHNKYILHRNATLRHPLERHCRIGEMLDLLEKKTETDE